Proteins from one Setaria italica strain Yugu1 chromosome V, Setaria_italica_v2.0, whole genome shotgun sequence genomic window:
- the LOC101778426 gene encoding putative glutaredoxin-C2 — MADGGVARLASQRAVVIFGTSNCCMCHAVKTLFSGLGVSWAACELDKEPKGKDIEKSLARMVGRSPPVPAVFIGGKLVGTTDQVMALHLGGKLVPLLREAGALWL, encoded by the coding sequence ATGGCGGACGGTGGCGTGGCGAGGCTGGCGTCGCAGCGCGCGGTGGTGATCTTCGGCACGAGCAACTGCTGCATGTGCCACGCGGTGAAGACGCTCTTCTCGGGCCTGGGCGTGAGCTGGGCGGCGTGCGAGCTGGACAAGGAGCCCAAGGGGAAGGACATCGAGAAGTCGCTGGCGCGCATGGTGGGCCGCAGCCCGCCCGTGCCGGCGGTGTTCATCGGCGGCAAGCTCGTCGGCACCACCGACCAGGTCATGGCGCTGCACCTCGGGGGGAAGCTCGTGCCGCTCCTGCGCGAGGCCGGCGCCCTGTGGCTGTGA
- the LOC101779232 gene encoding 6-phosphogluconate dehydrogenase, decarboxylating 1, with product MALTRIGLAGLAVMGQNLALNIAEKGFPISVYNRTTSKVDETVQRAKVEGNLPVYGFHDPASFVSSIQKPRVVIMLVKAGAPVDQTIATLAAHLEQGDCIIDGGNEWYENTERREKAMEERGLLYLGMGVSGGEEGARNGPSLMPGGSFEAYKYIEDILLKVAAQVPDSGPCVTYIGKGGSGNFVKMVHNGIEYGDMQLIAEAYDVLKSVGKLTNSELQQVFSEWNKGELLSFLIEITADIFGIKDEQGEGYLVDKVLDKTGMKGTGKWTVQQAAELSVAAPTIEASLDSRFLSGLKDERVEASKIFQGDYSTGLPVDKAQLIEDVRQALYASKICSYAQGMNIIKAKSSEKGWALNLGELARIWKGGCIIRAIFLDRIKKAYDRNPDLANLLVDPEFAQEIMDRQAAWRRVVCLAINNGVSTPGMSASLAYFDSYRRDRLPANLVQAQRDYFGAHTYERVDMPGSFHTEWFKTARNSKI from the coding sequence ATGGCTCTCACAAGAATTGGCCTCGCTGGCCTTGCGGTCATGGGGCAGAACCTTGCCCTCAACATTGCGGAGAAAGGGTTCCCCATCTCAGTCTACAACAGGACGACCTCCAAGGTTGATGAGACGGTGCAGCGCGCCAAGGTGGAGGGAAACCTCCCAGTATATGGTTTCCATGACCCTGCATCCTTCGTGAGCTCCATTCAGAAGCCCCGCGTGGTCATCATGCTTGTCAAGGCTGGGGCGCCGGTCGATCAGACCATTGCCACCCTTGCGGCGCACCTGGAGCAGGGCGATTGTATCATTGATGGAGGAAATGAGTGGTATGAGAAcacggagaggagggagaaggcaaTGGAGGAGCGTGGGCTCCTATATCTTGGCATGGGTGTCTccggaggagaggagggtgcCCGCAATGGCCCGTCATTGATGCCTGGAGGCTCCTTTGAGGCGTACAAGTACATTGAAGATATTCTTCTAAAGGTGGCTGCCCAGGTCCCTGATAGCGGCCCCTGTGTCACATACATTGGCAAAGGTGGATCAGGTAACTTTGTCAAGATGGTTCACAATGGAATTGAATACGGTGACATGCAACTGATTGCTGAGGCATATGATGTTCTCAAGTCAGTTGGCAAGCTCACAAACAGTGAACTGCAGCAGGTGTTCTCTGAGTGGAACAAGGGTGAGCTCCTCAGTTTCTTGATTGAGATCACAGCCGACATTTTTGGTATCAAGGATGAGCAGGGTGAAGGCTACCTGGTCGACAAGGTCCTGGACAAGACCGGGATGAAAGGAACTGGGAAATGGACGGTCCAGCAGGCTGCTGAACTCTCTGTGGCTGCTCCTACAATTGAGGCATCCTTGGACTCCAGGTTCCTCAGCGGTCTGAAGGACGAACGGGTCGAGGCTTCCAAAATCTTCCAAGGTGACTACTCCACTGGCCTACCAGTGGACAAGGCGCAGCTGATCGAAGATGTGAGGCAAGCTCTGTACGCCTCCAAGATCTGCAGTTACGCGCAGGGCATGAACATCATCAAGGCCAAGAGCTCAGAGAAGGGATGGGCCCTCAACCTTGGTGAGCTAGCAAGGATCTGGAAGGGAGGGTGCATCATCCGTGCCATCTTCCTTGACCGCATCAAGAAGGCCTACGACAGGAACCCCGACCTTGCCAACCTTCTTGTGGACCCTGAGTTCGCCCAGGAGATCATGGACAGGCAAGCTGCATGGCGCAGGGTTGTCTGCCTAGCCATCAACAATGGTGTTAGCACCCCAGGCATGTCTGCGAGTCTGGCCTACTTCGACTCCTACCGCAGGGACAGGCTGCCCGCCAACCTGGTCCAGGCACAGAGGGACTACTTCGGAGCTCACACCTACGAGAGGGTTGACATGCCTGGTTCTTTCCACACCGAGTGGTTCAAGACTGCGCGCAACTCCAAGATCTGA
- the LOC101778825 gene encoding receptor-like cytoplasmic kinase 185: protein MSCFVCFGSAQDGEAKKQVADAKDPRKDGPPDRGVARVGSDKSRSQGGSDSKDIIIHRDGNSQNIAAQTFTFRELAAATKNFRQDCLLGEGGFGRVYKGRLENGQAVAVKQLDRNGLQGNREFLVEVLMLSLLHHTNLVNLIGYCADGDQRLLVYEFMPLGSLEDHLHDLPKDKEALDWNTRMKIAAGAAKGLEYLHDKASPPVIYRDFKSSNILLGEGFHPKLSDFGLAKLGPVGDKTHVSTRVMGTYGYCAPEYAMTGQLTVKSDVYSFGVVFLELITGRKAIDNSKPQGEQNLVAWARPLFKDRRKFPKMADPKLQGRFPMRGLYQALAVAAMCLQEQAATRPHIGDVVTALSYLASQAYDPNAPVQHSRSNSSTPRARNPAGWNDDQRSVRSPNHHSPDLRRRDAARASKYGAEVSRTSSTGGSGRRSGLDEMDMTGSQMGSPAQTGRRRETPRAAADRQRAIAEAKMWGEYSRERSNGHGSFDSTNE, encoded by the exons ATGAGCTGCTTCGTGTGCTTCGGATCGGCCCAGGATGGGGAGGCCAAGAAGCAAGTCGCCGACGCCAAGGACCCGCGCAAGGACGGGCCGCCGGATCGCGGGGTGGCCAGGGTCGGATCAG ATAAATCTAGATCACAGGGTGGATCAGACTCTAAGGATATAATTATCCATAGGGATGGGAACAGTCAAAATATTGCAGCACAGACTTTCACTTTTCGTGAACTTGCTGCTGCCACGAAGAATTTCAGGCAAGATTGCCTATTAGGGGAAGGAGGTTTTGGCCGTGTATATAAAGGACGTTTGGAGAATGGGCAG GCTGTTGCTGTGAAGCAACTTGATCGTAATGGTCTCCAAGGAAATAGGGAATTTCTGGTTGAGGTTCTCATGCTCAGTCTCTTACATCACACTAACCTGGTCAATCTAATTGGCTATTGTGCTGACGGTGACCAACGCCTTCTTGTTTATGAGTTTATGCCATTGGGGTCACTAGAAGATCATCTGCATG ATCTGCCAAAAGATAAAGAAGCTCTTGATTGGAACACACGGATGAAGATAGCCGCTGGTGCTGCTAAGGGCTTAGAGTACCTTCACGACAAAGCCAGCCCTCCTGTTATTTACAGGGATTTCAAGTCGTCAAACATTCTTCTTGGAGAAGGATTTCATCCAAAGCTATCTGATTTTGGCCTTGCAAAACTTGGTCCGGTTGGTGACAAGACACACGTTTCAACACGTGTGATGGGTACATATGGCTACTGTGCCCCGGAATATGCAATGACTGGGCAGCTCACAGTTAAGTCCGATGTGTATAGCTTCggtgttgtgttccttgaactGATCACAGGGCGCAAAGCAATTGACAACAGCAAGCCCCAGGGGGAGCAAAACCTAGTGGCATGG GCTCGTCCACTGTTCAAGGACCGAAGGAAATTTCCTAAAATGGCTGATCCTAAGCTTCAGGGCCGCTTCCCCATGAGGGGTCTATATCAGGCCCTAGCTGTTGCTGCCATGTGTTTGCAAGAGCAAGCTGCCACACGCCCTCATATCGGGGATGTCGTCACTGCCCTCTCATATCTTGCTTCTCAGGCATATGACCCAAATGCCCCTGTTCAACACAGCCGGAGCAATTCATCTACCCCCAGGGCCAGAAACCCTGCAGGGTGGAACGACGACCAGCGCAGTGTGCGGTCACCAAATCATCATTCTCCAGACCTGCGGAGGAGAGACGCTGCCAGGGCATCAAAGTATGGAGCAGAGGTTAGCCGAACTAGCTCTACTGGCGGTTCTGGTCGGCGGTCAGGATTGGATGAGATGGATATGACAGGTTCACAAATGGGTAGTCCAGCTCAAACTGGAAGGAGAAGAGAAACTCCAAGGGCTGCTGCTGACAGGCAGCGTGCTATCGCGGAGGCCAAAATGTGGGGGGAATATTCGAGAGAGCGATCAAATGGCCATGGTAGCTTCGATAGCACAAATGAGTAA
- the LOC101777742 gene encoding probable leucine-rich repeat receptor-like protein kinase At5g49770, whose translation MALPTPVVAGIAAGAAALLLVAVLVAAWLVRRRLRARRDRSSDTGSSSEAPPTLAEWGRCGRTSSAPEFHGARQFSLEELAHATKNFAEANLVGAGSFGLVYKGLLLDGTVVAVKRRTGAARQDFADEIRRLSEIWHRNVVTLIGYCQEGGLQMLVFEYLPNGSVNGHLYDTGKESMTRLEFKQRLSIAIGAAKGLNHLHTLAPPLIHRDFKTSNVLVDENFIAKVSDAGIDRLMRGLEGATPSNGSVYQDPQAHSLAQLSESSDVYSFGVFLLELITGREAAALIPPESKESFAHWMEAQFTSNELIDPRLGGSFTSEGMTELVGLAFQCLNPSARRRPRMRLVAAELDRILEKEMTLTTVMGDGTAIVTLGSQLFTS comes from the exons ATGGCATTGCCAACCCCGGTGGTAGCCGGCAttgcggccggcgccgccgcgttgCTGCTGGTCGCTGTCCTCGTCGCGGCGTGGCTCGTCAGGCGGCGGCTCAGGGCGCGGCGTGACCGGAGCTCCGACACCGGCTCGTCGTCCGAGGCGCCTCCCACGCTGG CGGAGTGGGGCCGGTGCGGCCggacctcgtcggcgccggagTTCCACGGCGCCAGGCAGTTCTCACTGGAGGAGCTGGCGCACGCCACCAAGAACTTCGCCGAGGCCAACCTGGTGGGCGCCGGGAGCTTCGGGCTGGTCTACAAGGGCCTGCTGCTCGACGGCACCGTCGTCGCCGTCAAGCGCCgcaccggcgcggcgcggcaggacTTCGCCGACGAG ATCAGGAGGCTATCGGAGATCTGGCACCGCAACGTCGTGACGCTGATCGGCTACTGCCAAGAAGGGGGTCTACAGATGCTGGTGTTTGAGTACCTGCCCAACGGCAGTGTGAACGGCCATTTGTACG ACACCGGCAAGGAGTCAATGACAAGGCTGGAGTTCAAGCAGAGGCTCTCCATAGCCATTGGAGCAGCTAAAG GTCTGAATCATCTGCACACCCTGGCACCTCCGTTGATCCACAGGGACTTCAAGACGAGCAACGTTCTCGTCGACGAGAACTTCATCGCCAAAGTGTCTGACGCCGGAATCGACAGGCTGATGCGAGGGTTGGAAGGCGCCACTCCATCGAATGGCAGCGTCTACCAAGATCCACA GGCACATTCATTGGCGCAGCTTTCTGAAAGcagcgacgtgtacagctttgGGGTGTTTCTTCTGGAGCTGATCACTGGCAGGGAAGCTGCAGCCTTGATTCCACCAGAATCCAAGGAATCTTTCGCTCATTGG ATGGAGGCACAATTCACCTCGAACGAGCTGATCGACCCGAGGCTGGGAGGGAGCTTCACATCGGAGGGCATGACGGAGCTGGTGGGCCTGGCGTTCCAGTGCCTGAACccgtcggcgaggcggcggcccaGGAtgcggctggtggcggcggagctggacCGGATCCTGGAGAAGGAGATGACGCTGACCACCGTCATGGGCGACGGCACCGCCATCGTCACGCTCGGCAGCCAGCTCTTCACGTCCTGA